In a single window of the Canis lupus familiaris isolate Mischka breed German Shepherd chromosome 2, alternate assembly UU_Cfam_GSD_1.0, whole genome shotgun sequence genome:
- the SRSF10 gene encoding serine/arginine-rich splicing factor 10 isoform X3 yields the protein MSRYLRPPNTSLFVRNVADDTRSEDLRREFGRYGPIVDVYVPLDFYTRRPRGFAYVQFEDVRDAEDALHNLDRKWICGRQIEIQFAQGDRKTPNQMKAKEGRNVYSSSRYDDYDRYRRSRSRSYERRRSRSRSFDYNYRRSYSPRNSRPAGRPRRSRSHSDNDRFKHRNRSFSRSKSNSRSRSKSQPKKEMKAKSRSRPNCSWNTQYSSAYYTSRKI from the exons ATGTCCCGCTACCTGCGCCCCCCCAACACCTCTCTGTTCGTAAGGAACGTGGCCGACGACACCAG GTCTGAAGATTTACGACGAGAATTTGGTCGTTATGGTCCTATAGTTGATGTGTATGTTCCACTTGATTTCTACACACGCCGTCCAAGAGGATTTGCTTATGTTCA ATTTGAGGATGTCCGTGATGCTGAAGATGCTTTACATAATTTGGACAGAAAATGGATTTGTGGACGCCAAATTGAAATACAGTTCGCACAGGGGGATCGAAAGA CTCCAAATCAAATGAAAGCCAAGGAAGGGAGGAATGTGTACAGTTCTTCACGCTATGATGATTATGACAGATACAGACGTTCTAGAAGCCGAAGTTATGAAAGAAGAAGATCAAGAAGCCGGTCCTTTGACTACAACTATAGAAGATCTTATAGTCCTAGAAA CAGTAGACCGGCTGGAAGACCACGGCGTAGCAGAAGCCATTCCGACAATGATAG ATTCAAACACCGAAATCGATCTTTTTCAAGATCTAAATCCAATTCAAGATCACGGTCCAAGTCCCAGcccaagaaagaaatgaaggctaAATCACGTTCTAG ACCAAACTGCAGCTGGAATACCCAGTACAGTTCTGCTTACTACACTTCAAGAAAGATCTGA
- the SRSF10 gene encoding serine/arginine-rich splicing factor 10 isoform X8, producing the protein MSRYLRPPNTSLFVRNVADDTRSEDLRREFGRYGPIVDVYVPLDFYTRRPRGFAYVQFEDVRDAEDALHNLDRKWICGRQIEIQFAQGDRKTPNQMKAKEGRNVYSSSRYDDYDRYRRSRSRSYERRRSRSRSFDYNYRRSYSPRNSRPAGRPRRSRSHSDNDSQVSKKKNDR; encoded by the exons ATGTCCCGCTACCTGCGCCCCCCCAACACCTCTCTGTTCGTAAGGAACGTGGCCGACGACACCAG GTCTGAAGATTTACGACGAGAATTTGGTCGTTATGGTCCTATAGTTGATGTGTATGTTCCACTTGATTTCTACACACGCCGTCCAAGAGGATTTGCTTATGTTCA ATTTGAGGATGTCCGTGATGCTGAAGATGCTTTACATAATTTGGACAGAAAATGGATTTGTGGACGCCAAATTGAAATACAGTTCGCACAGGGGGATCGAAAGA CTCCAAATCAAATGAAAGCCAAGGAAGGGAGGAATGTGTACAGTTCTTCACGCTATGATGATTATGACAGATACAGACGTTCTAGAAGCCGAAGTTATGAAAGAAGAAGATCAAGAAGCCGGTCCTTTGACTACAACTATAGAAGATCTTATAGTCCTAGAAA CAGTAGACCGGCTGGAAGACCACGGCGTAGCAGAAGCCATTCCGACAATGATAG ccaagtaagcaagaagaaaaatgacagataA
- the SRSF10 gene encoding serine/arginine-rich splicing factor 10 isoform X5, which yields MSRYLRPPNTSLFVRNVADDTRSEDLRREFGRYGPIVDVYVPLDFYTRRPRGFAYVQFEDVRDAEDALHNLDRKWICGRQIEIQFAQGDRKTPNQMKAKEGRNVYSSSRYDDYDRYRRSRSRSYERRRSRSRSFDYNYRRSYSPRNSRPAGRPRRSRSHSDNDRFKHRNRSFSRSKSNSRSRSKSQPKKEMKAKSRSSQVSKKKNDR from the exons ATGTCCCGCTACCTGCGCCCCCCCAACACCTCTCTGTTCGTAAGGAACGTGGCCGACGACACCAG GTCTGAAGATTTACGACGAGAATTTGGTCGTTATGGTCCTATAGTTGATGTGTATGTTCCACTTGATTTCTACACACGCCGTCCAAGAGGATTTGCTTATGTTCA ATTTGAGGATGTCCGTGATGCTGAAGATGCTTTACATAATTTGGACAGAAAATGGATTTGTGGACGCCAAATTGAAATACAGTTCGCACAGGGGGATCGAAAGA CTCCAAATCAAATGAAAGCCAAGGAAGGGAGGAATGTGTACAGTTCTTCACGCTATGATGATTATGACAGATACAGACGTTCTAGAAGCCGAAGTTATGAAAGAAGAAGATCAAGAAGCCGGTCCTTTGACTACAACTATAGAAGATCTTATAGTCCTAGAAA CAGTAGACCGGCTGGAAGACCACGGCGTAGCAGAAGCCATTCCGACAATGATAG ATTCAAACACCGAAATCGATCTTTTTCAAGATCTAAATCCAATTCAAGATCACGGTCCAAGTCCCAGcccaagaaagaaatgaaggctaAATCACGTTCTAG ccaagtaagcaagaagaaaaatgacagataA
- the SRSF10 gene encoding serine/arginine-rich splicing factor 10 isoform X1, with the protein MSRYLRPPNTSLFVRNVADDTRSEDLRREFGRYGPIVDVYVPLDFYTRRPRGFAYVQFEDVRDAEDALHNLDRKWICGRQIEIQFAQGDRKTPNQMKAKEGRNVYSSSRYDDYDRYRRSRSRSYERRRSRSRSFDYNYRRSYSPRNSRPAGRPRRSRSHSDNDRFKHRNRSFSRSKSNSRSRSKSQPKKEMKAKSRSRSASHTKTRGTSKTDSKTHYKSGSRYEKESRKKEPPRSKSQSRSQSRSRSKSRSRSWTSPKSSGH; encoded by the exons ATGTCCCGCTACCTGCGCCCCCCCAACACCTCTCTGTTCGTAAGGAACGTGGCCGACGACACCAG GTCTGAAGATTTACGACGAGAATTTGGTCGTTATGGTCCTATAGTTGATGTGTATGTTCCACTTGATTTCTACACACGCCGTCCAAGAGGATTTGCTTATGTTCA ATTTGAGGATGTCCGTGATGCTGAAGATGCTTTACATAATTTGGACAGAAAATGGATTTGTGGACGCCAAATTGAAATACAGTTCGCACAGGGGGATCGAAAGA CTCCAAATCAAATGAAAGCCAAGGAAGGGAGGAATGTGTACAGTTCTTCACGCTATGATGATTATGACAGATACAGACGTTCTAGAAGCCGAAGTTATGAAAGAAGAAGATCAAGAAGCCGGTCCTTTGACTACAACTATAGAAGATCTTATAGTCCTAGAAA CAGTAGACCGGCTGGAAGACCACGGCGTAGCAGAAGCCATTCCGACAATGATAG ATTCAAACACCGAAATCGATCTTTTTCAAGATCTAAATCCAATTCAAGATCACGGTCCAAGTCCCAGcccaagaaagaaatgaaggctaAATCACGTTCTAGGTCTGCATCTCACACCAAAACTAGAGGCACCTCTAAAACAGATTCCAAAACACATTATAAGTCTGGCTCAAGATATGAAAAGGaatcaaggaaaaaagaaccaCCTAGATCCAAATCTCAGTCAAGATCACAATCTAGGTCTAGGTCAAAATCTAGATCAAGGTCTTGGACTAGTCCTAAGTCCAGTGGCCACTGA
- the SRSF10 gene encoding serine/arginine-rich splicing factor 10 isoform X9, with protein sequence MSRYLRPPNTSLFVRNVADDTRSEDLRREFGRYGPIVDVYVPLDFYTRRPRGFAYVQFEDVRDAEDALHNLDRKWICGRQIEIQFAQGDRKTPNQMKAKEGRNVYSSSRYDDYDRYRRSRSRSYERRRSRSRSFDYNYRRSYSPRNRPAGRPRRSRSHSDNDSQVSKKKNDR encoded by the exons ATGTCCCGCTACCTGCGCCCCCCCAACACCTCTCTGTTCGTAAGGAACGTGGCCGACGACACCAG GTCTGAAGATTTACGACGAGAATTTGGTCGTTATGGTCCTATAGTTGATGTGTATGTTCCACTTGATTTCTACACACGCCGTCCAAGAGGATTTGCTTATGTTCA ATTTGAGGATGTCCGTGATGCTGAAGATGCTTTACATAATTTGGACAGAAAATGGATTTGTGGACGCCAAATTGAAATACAGTTCGCACAGGGGGATCGAAAGA CTCCAAATCAAATGAAAGCCAAGGAAGGGAGGAATGTGTACAGTTCTTCACGCTATGATGATTATGACAGATACAGACGTTCTAGAAGCCGAAGTTATGAAAGAAGAAGATCAAGAAGCCGGTCCTTTGACTACAACTATAGAAGATCTTATAGTCCTAGAAA TAGACCGGCTGGAAGACCACGGCGTAGCAGAAGCCATTCCGACAATGATAG ccaagtaagcaagaagaaaaatgacagataA
- the SRSF10 gene encoding serine/arginine-rich splicing factor 10 isoform X6, with translation MSRYLRPPNTSLFVRNVADDTRSEDLRREFGRYGPIVDVYVPLDFYTRRPRGFAYVQFEDVRDAEDALHNLDRKWICGRQIEIQFAQGDRKTPNQMKAKEGRNVYSSSRYDDYDRYRRSRSRSYERRRSRSRSFDYNYRRSYSPRNSRPAGRPRRSRSHSDNDRPNCSWNTQYSSAYYTSRKI, from the exons ATGTCCCGCTACCTGCGCCCCCCCAACACCTCTCTGTTCGTAAGGAACGTGGCCGACGACACCAG GTCTGAAGATTTACGACGAGAATTTGGTCGTTATGGTCCTATAGTTGATGTGTATGTTCCACTTGATTTCTACACACGCCGTCCAAGAGGATTTGCTTATGTTCA ATTTGAGGATGTCCGTGATGCTGAAGATGCTTTACATAATTTGGACAGAAAATGGATTTGTGGACGCCAAATTGAAATACAGTTCGCACAGGGGGATCGAAAGA CTCCAAATCAAATGAAAGCCAAGGAAGGGAGGAATGTGTACAGTTCTTCACGCTATGATGATTATGACAGATACAGACGTTCTAGAAGCCGAAGTTATGAAAGAAGAAGATCAAGAAGCCGGTCCTTTGACTACAACTATAGAAGATCTTATAGTCCTAGAAA CAGTAGACCGGCTGGAAGACCACGGCGTAGCAGAAGCCATTCCGACAATGATAG ACCAAACTGCAGCTGGAATACCCAGTACAGTTCTGCTTACTACACTTCAAGAAAGATCTGA
- the SRSF10 gene encoding serine/arginine-rich splicing factor 10 isoform X2, producing the protein MSRYLRPPNTSLFVRNVADDTRSEDLRREFGRYGPIVDVYVPLDFYTRRPRGFAYVQFEDVRDAEDALHNLDRKWICGRQIEIQFAQGDRKTPNQMKAKEGRNVYSSSRYDDYDRYRRSRSRSYERRRSRSRSFDYNYRRSYSPRNRPAGRPRRSRSHSDNDRFKHRNRSFSRSKSNSRSRSKSQPKKEMKAKSRSRSASHTKTRGTSKTDSKTHYKSGSRYEKESRKKEPPRSKSQSRSQSRSRSKSRSRSWTSPKSSGH; encoded by the exons ATGTCCCGCTACCTGCGCCCCCCCAACACCTCTCTGTTCGTAAGGAACGTGGCCGACGACACCAG GTCTGAAGATTTACGACGAGAATTTGGTCGTTATGGTCCTATAGTTGATGTGTATGTTCCACTTGATTTCTACACACGCCGTCCAAGAGGATTTGCTTATGTTCA ATTTGAGGATGTCCGTGATGCTGAAGATGCTTTACATAATTTGGACAGAAAATGGATTTGTGGACGCCAAATTGAAATACAGTTCGCACAGGGGGATCGAAAGA CTCCAAATCAAATGAAAGCCAAGGAAGGGAGGAATGTGTACAGTTCTTCACGCTATGATGATTATGACAGATACAGACGTTCTAGAAGCCGAAGTTATGAAAGAAGAAGATCAAGAAGCCGGTCCTTTGACTACAACTATAGAAGATCTTATAGTCCTAGAAA TAGACCGGCTGGAAGACCACGGCGTAGCAGAAGCCATTCCGACAATGATAG ATTCAAACACCGAAATCGATCTTTTTCAAGATCTAAATCCAATTCAAGATCACGGTCCAAGTCCCAGcccaagaaagaaatgaaggctaAATCACGTTCTAGGTCTGCATCTCACACCAAAACTAGAGGCACCTCTAAAACAGATTCCAAAACACATTATAAGTCTGGCTCAAGATATGAAAAGGaatcaaggaaaaaagaaccaCCTAGATCCAAATCTCAGTCAAGATCACAATCTAGGTCTAGGTCAAAATCTAGATCAAGGTCTTGGACTAGTCCTAAGTCCAGTGGCCACTGA
- the SRSF10 gene encoding serine/arginine-rich splicing factor 10 isoform X7, which produces MSRYLRPPNTSLFVRNVADDTRSEDLRREFGRYGPIVDVYVPLDFYTRRPRGFAYVQFEDVRDAEDALHNLDRKWICGRQIEIQFAQGDRKTPNQMKAKEGRNVYSSSRYDDYDRYRRSRSRSYERRRSRSRSFDYNYRRSYSPRNRPAGRPRRSRSHSDNDRPNCSWNTQYSSAYYTSRKI; this is translated from the exons ATGTCCCGCTACCTGCGCCCCCCCAACACCTCTCTGTTCGTAAGGAACGTGGCCGACGACACCAG GTCTGAAGATTTACGACGAGAATTTGGTCGTTATGGTCCTATAGTTGATGTGTATGTTCCACTTGATTTCTACACACGCCGTCCAAGAGGATTTGCTTATGTTCA ATTTGAGGATGTCCGTGATGCTGAAGATGCTTTACATAATTTGGACAGAAAATGGATTTGTGGACGCCAAATTGAAATACAGTTCGCACAGGGGGATCGAAAGA CTCCAAATCAAATGAAAGCCAAGGAAGGGAGGAATGTGTACAGTTCTTCACGCTATGATGATTATGACAGATACAGACGTTCTAGAAGCCGAAGTTATGAAAGAAGAAGATCAAGAAGCCGGTCCTTTGACTACAACTATAGAAGATCTTATAGTCCTAGAAA TAGACCGGCTGGAAGACCACGGCGTAGCAGAAGCCATTCCGACAATGATAG ACCAAACTGCAGCTGGAATACCCAGTACAGTTCTGCTTACTACACTTCAAGAAAGATCTGA
- the SRSF10 gene encoding serine/arginine-rich splicing factor 10 isoform X10: MSRYLRPPNTSLFVRNVADDTRSEDLRREFGRYGPIVDVYVPLDFYTRRPRGFAYVQFEDVRDAEDALHNLDRKWICGRQIEIQFAQGDRKTPNQMKAKEGRNVYSSSRYDDYDRYRRSRSRSYERRRSRSRSFDYNYRRSYSPRKPNCSWNTQYSSAYYTSRKI; encoded by the exons ATGTCCCGCTACCTGCGCCCCCCCAACACCTCTCTGTTCGTAAGGAACGTGGCCGACGACACCAG GTCTGAAGATTTACGACGAGAATTTGGTCGTTATGGTCCTATAGTTGATGTGTATGTTCCACTTGATTTCTACACACGCCGTCCAAGAGGATTTGCTTATGTTCA ATTTGAGGATGTCCGTGATGCTGAAGATGCTTTACATAATTTGGACAGAAAATGGATTTGTGGACGCCAAATTGAAATACAGTTCGCACAGGGGGATCGAAAGA CTCCAAATCAAATGAAAGCCAAGGAAGGGAGGAATGTGTACAGTTCTTCACGCTATGATGATTATGACAGATACAGACGTTCTAGAAGCCGAAGTTATGAAAGAAGAAGATCAAGAAGCCGGTCCTTTGACTACAACTATAGAAGATCTTATAGTCCTAGAAA ACCAAACTGCAGCTGGAATACCCAGTACAGTTCTGCTTACTACACTTCAAGAAAGATCTGA
- the SRSF10 gene encoding serine/arginine-rich splicing factor 10 isoform X4 produces MMAKIKGVIPDDVRDAEDALHNLDRKWICGRQIEIQFAQGDRKTPNQMKAKEGRNVYSSSRYDDYDRYRRSRSRSYERRRSRSRSFDYNYRRSYSPRNSRPAGRPRRSRSHSDNDRFKHRNRSFSRSKSNSRSRSKSQPKKEMKAKSRSRSASHTKTRGTSKTDSKTHYKSGSRYEKESRKKEPPRSKSQSRSQSRSRSKSRSRSWTSPKSSGH; encoded by the exons ATGATGGCCAAGATTAAAGGAGTCATACCTGAT GATGTCCGTGATGCTGAAGATGCTTTACATAATTTGGACAGAAAATGGATTTGTGGACGCCAAATTGAAATACAGTTCGCACAGGGGGATCGAAAGA CTCCAAATCAAATGAAAGCCAAGGAAGGGAGGAATGTGTACAGTTCTTCACGCTATGATGATTATGACAGATACAGACGTTCTAGAAGCCGAAGTTATGAAAGAAGAAGATCAAGAAGCCGGTCCTTTGACTACAACTATAGAAGATCTTATAGTCCTAGAAA CAGTAGACCGGCTGGAAGACCACGGCGTAGCAGAAGCCATTCCGACAATGATAG ATTCAAACACCGAAATCGATCTTTTTCAAGATCTAAATCCAATTCAAGATCACGGTCCAAGTCCCAGcccaagaaagaaatgaaggctaAATCACGTTCTAGGTCTGCATCTCACACCAAAACTAGAGGCACCTCTAAAACAGATTCCAAAACACATTATAAGTCTGGCTCAAGATATGAAAAGGaatcaaggaaaaaagaaccaCCTAGATCCAAATCTCAGTCAAGATCACAATCTAGGTCTAGGTCAAAATCTAGATCAAGGTCTTGGACTAGTCCTAAGTCCAGTGGCCACTGA
- the PNRC2 gene encoding proline-rich nuclear receptor coactivator 2, giving the protein MGGGERYNIPAPQSRNVSKNQQQLNRQKTKDQNSQMKIVHKKKERGHTYTSSAAARQAMQNGGKNKNFPNNQNWNSSLSSPTLLFKSQTNQNYAGAKFSEPPSPSVLPKPPSHWVPVSFNPSDKEIMTFQLKTLLKVQV; this is encoded by the coding sequence ATGGGTGGTGGAGAGAGGTATAACATTCCAGCCCCTCAGTCGAGAAACGTTAGTAAGAACCAGCAACAGCTTAACAGACAGAAGACCAAGGATCAGAATTCCCAAATGAAGATTgttcacaagaaaaaagaaagaggacacacTTACACCTCCTCAGCAGCTGCACGGCAGGCCATGCAAAATGGGGGGAAGaacaaaaattttccaaataatcaaAACTGGAACTCTAGCTTATCAAGTCCCACTTTACTTTTTAAGTCTCAAACTAATCAGAACTACGCTGGAGCCAAGTTTAGTGAGCCACCATCACCAAGTGTTCTtcctaaaccaccaagccactggGTTCCAGTTTCCTTTAATCCTTCTGATAAGGAAATAATGACATTTCAACTTAAAACCTTACTTAAAGTACAggtataa